Genomic segment of Pelmatolapia mariae isolate MD_Pm_ZW linkage group LG6, Pm_UMD_F_2, whole genome shotgun sequence:
tTCCCTCTCAGAAATGACTCATTGTATGTCTCTGTGCATGTCACGGAGTTAACGAATATCAACACTTCCTCTCTGTTCCTTCCGTCCTTTTCCTCGTGCTTGTGCCAGCACCAGCCTTCAAGAAGAATCAGCCTCTcactttctttcctttcttacTTCCCCTCCTCACCATCAGCTCCAGCTGTGGGACACAGCCGGACAGGAGCGCTTTCGTAAGTCCATGGTGCAACACTACTACCGTAACGTCCACGCGGTGCTCTTCATTTATGATGTCACCTGTCCTGCCAGCTTTAGTGGCCTGACTTCCTGGGTAGAAGAATGCCGGCAGCACTCCCTCGGCCAGGACATACCCAGGTACCTGCATCAGTTCTCTGTGTGCAAAAGTGTTTGTTTAACTTGGACCAGACTCTTTGTGACCTTTCATTTCCTCGTCTCCTCTCAGATTCCTGGTGGGGAATAAGAGCGACCTCCGTGACCCCAAAAAGACTGACAGCCAGGTGAGCCAGGAGCGGGCAATGAGCTTTTCCAAAGCCCACGGCATGATCTTCTTTGAGACATCCGCCAAGGATCCTCCAAAGAAAGGCACGAGCGGACAGCAAGGTAGCAGGCAGGCACTGTATCAGCAAGATAATGTGGAGGACATCGTCACCGCTGTTAGCCTAAAgctgaagagacagaagaaacTCCCGACAGCGAATTCCATGGCGTACAGCGGCTCCTTTAAACTCGCTAACAAGAAGAAGGCCGAGAAGGAGCCGATGACCTGCTGCTgagagcgaggaggacgaggacaTGCCAATCCAGTCACTCCCACAcagaactttaatatttaaactCTTAAAAATGCAAAACGTGCCACTCAGAAATTTAGTGTATATTTGTGATCTCAGTGTTTACAAAAGctgcaaaataaaatactgtgaATGTAAACATGCAAGTGAGCTTTCGATGCAGTGACGCTGTTTATTTTCAGCGTGTGTGGTCTGACTGGTTGAGCTCAGGGTTTTCTCATTTCCCTGTTTTGTGCCTCCTTGTCTCCTCTTTCCTTCTTGTATCTCAGTGCCTACAGTGCGTcttgaggagagaggaggctttGCAGGAGGAGCTATGAGTGAGGAAGCACAGGTGTGTAATCTCCATCTGTGACGTATGCACAAATATGCAAACCCCGGCAAGATGAGGACTCTTTAAAAAggtgttttatttctgtttttacgatgaataaaataataaaaatgcatgATATTCACACTGACATGTGACATTGTGCCCACTCTGCAAGTTGATTTAAAGCTAGAGAGATAATTTATCAGGAACTCTGATACCCTCGTGTGACAGATCGTGAACTATAACGGTCTGCTTTATCACATCACGTTTAATTCATGTAAAATAACAGCTCAGAAACAGGGCTGCGATTTAAAGGATACCAACATGGAGTAAATAGTTATGAAAACTTTGAACCATTACTGTGGATTTAGAAAGTGTCAGGCGATTACTTCTCAGACATAAATACAACGTAATGCAATCGTCTACGAGCAGCTCATATTTCACAGAATTTAACAGAAAATCCTGTAACCCAGAGCAGCAGCGCACTCAACTCCAAATGCTAAACTCCTACCTGGCATGAGTCACATTAAACTTACAGCTTCCTTAGCTGCTGTTATTCACTGACTCAAACTGAATGTGCACCCAGGAACTGATACCACAGATCCAACATGTCCAATATGACTGGATGCATTAAAGCAAGGTACATAGATCTGAGAATGAGCTCTTAAAAACACAGTTTACCCTAAAATTACAAATTCACATATCTTGATATATGTGCTATTTATCTGTATCAATCAGGGATGTAAACAGAGAACCAGCCGGTCAAAGGGTGCAGGAGCAGGAGGTCAACAGTTTTTGACTTTTACTTGTATTCTTGTTGGTCTAACAGCCTAGTGTAGTACACCAAAGAGCGGTGCAGGTGTGTTTATTTGAGGCAGTACTGTGGTTTCAGTGGCCTGTCCCACTTCAGACCAAACTGGGCTGTAAGTTTGACACCGCTGGTCTGGATGCTCTTTCTGTGAGTTTCCTCGTTTTGGAAATGTCAGCTGCAAAGATGTGAGCCGTCTCTGGGATGTGATGGCACCAAAAAATAACTCCAGGCTTTTGGAAAAACTGACTCTGTTACTCAAATGAACTAACTTAGTATGATATTGTGCAACGTCTTTTCTTCCTACTGTCACACCCACCAACCCTGGCACTGTGCCTCCATCTACCATAATGAGTCATCGTGTCATTTGGTTCAATAATATTCAAAAGAAAGCAAACATCTCGGCTTCTGGTTTCTCCAGTGCTTAAAAACTTTGAGTCGAATCATCCTGtgccaggggtgtcaaacatgcaTCCAAGGGTCACAGAGTGAAATTTGTAGTTAAGTTAAAATTTACTCAAATAGTTCCAATGAgatgagaagaagaaggaggcgTGAAAGTATTTGGACACTTTattggaaaaacaaagacattaaaCGTGGCGCGTTTTGCCTTTCCTCTGAATCTGTGATTTGTGGTAAACATGTACCGACTCACTGAATGTGGAAAATAATACGTATTTTTCTCAAGACATTTCAGGCTGTTTATAAACAGATGCTTCATTAAATGTTTTCAGAATATACTTCTTTATTGCAGAAAGGTcaaattaatttttattgttttatctaAACTGCTCTTTTCTGATAGATCAGATTAGTTAGAGGTTCTGGGGTAAAACTTCGTAAATGTAATCTTATGGTGAGCTGGTCCTTTTCCCAGGAGGATAAAACATAACACATATGTGATTCACTAAGTGTGTAATATGAGCTGGTGCTGTTTTGATACATCACCATCTCATCCTGGCTGCCCGCGGACTCGGCAGCAGTCGTGCTCGGGTCTTGTGCATGATGTGGGCGTTGGAAAAGTGCATCACATGTGGTTTCACAACTTTGTGTCTAATCGATGATTCAGAGCTTGTCACATGATTAAAGTCGAACGGCCAGACTTCTGCAGATCCTACAGCCAAACAACAGCCAGCGTCTGGTGTTTAAGGACGTGTGCACACACGAAAGTATCACAGCTGTGCAACATTCAACAGCTCAGCGGTAGGCGTGTCTCTCTGAATACAGGGAAGAGTGGAACCAGAGGAGGAGACGGCTGCTTTCCTTACTCTGAGATTTTTAAGTAAAATCTTAATTGCTGTTTTTGTACGTTTACTGCACCTGTAAACTTACCAAAAT
This window contains:
- the LOC134628762 gene encoding ras-related protein Rab-33B-like yields the protein MDSSLEFSSSMGSVSSLLTRCRTFKVLVIGDSGVGKTCLTHRLCAGEFPCRSEATIGVDFRERVLEIDGEKIKLQLWDTAGQERFRKSMVQHYYRNVHAVLFIYDVTCPASFSGLTSWVEECRQHSLGQDIPRFLVGNKSDLRDPKKTDSQVSQERAMSFSKAHGMIFFETSAKDPPKKGTSGQQGSRQALYQQDNVEDIVTAVSLKLKRQKKLPTANSMAYSGSFKLANKKKAEKEPMTCC